In Diceros bicornis minor isolate mBicDic1 chromosome 13, mDicBic1.mat.cur, whole genome shotgun sequence, the sequence TCTGTTCAGAAACGGCAAGACCCAATTCCAACGCATTAAAGAAAAACCGAGTGTGTCTGTAAACCCCAGCAGACTCTTACACTTGTCAGATGCATCTGTTGCTCCAAGGAACGCCTTGGGCACCTTTATGACTCAGCAGGTACTGAAGATGGTCTGTCCTACCTGGAGTCTTCTAATGGGCAGAGGTTGCTAGGAGATGCCCCAGGACAACAGGTGCGTCACTGGGCTTCGTGGCAGGAGCACCTTGACTGGTTCCAGAGTGATGGATTTGGACCCAGGCAGGCTTGACTCCTGTTCATGCTGACCATTACTCTGCTGTCCTAGCGCTCCCAAGTGGACACACATGGAGGTCACAGTCACACACATACCCCCAAGGACACATGTGTACACAGGGAAGTGAGAAAGCCTAGGTCCCCTGCAGACAAAACACTGCTTCCTGCTGTTCTCCTCCAACTCGCCCTTCCAGCCCGGCCAGTTCTAAAGTACGGCTCTAATTGAGAAGcttctgctcaaaatcctcccaTGCCATCACATCAGGTTGATGCACTTTGGTTTGACCTTCAGGGCTGCTATAACCTGGACATAACTCCTTCCCTTTGGACAGCAGCAcagtggcccccaaagatgtccaggttctaatccctggaagctgtgaaCGCGTTACATGGCaagagggactttgcagatgggatTGGGTTGAGGGCTTTGAGACGAGgaaattatcttggattatccaggtgcGCCCAATCGAATGACAggagtccttaaaagtggagaacCTTTCCTGGCTGTGGTTAGAGAGAGATGACAGAAGAATGGTCAGAGAGATGCGACATTGTTGGCTCTGAAGATGGACGAAGGGGGCCACAAGCCAATGCGGCAGCCTCTgggagttggaaaaggcaaggaaatggattctcccctagagcctccaaaaaGAAATGAGACCCTCCAGACTTCTTGATTTTTACCCCAGTGAGACCCACGTCCAActtctacagaactgtaagaataCAAATTTATATTAAGACACTAAAGTTGTAATTTATGAcagcagtaggaaactaatacattccCCATTGAAGCTTCTTCCAACCAGTTAGTCTCTGGCTATTCTTAGCCCAGCCACTGTGTGTTTTCCTCCCTCCACACCTTTGCTCACGCCGTTGCCCCTGTCCGGGATACTCAGATCGCCTCCCTCTCCTGAGCTCCTGTTAACAAGTGCCTTTCACTCACACTGTCCTCAGCATCGACCACCTGCTGCCAGCATTCACCCTTCGGCCTGCTCACCCTGTGCTCTCCTCACTGCAccataagctccttgaaggcagccTCTGTGGCTTATTTTCCTCTGGACCACGACCAGCAGTGGTCCACTGAGGTTTGCATAATGGGCCTGGGGCATTCTTATGTACCATCTCTGGTTCTTAGCCCCTAGCTGCCTCAGGATCACCCGGGGATCTTGACAAAAACCCCAATTCTTCCAAATCACCATGAGATAATGGGAGGCAGCTCCCCATGTATTACTGGGGGAAAAGTTCCAAGATTCAGAGATAAGCGAAAAAAGCAGGGAGTTGAAGAGTGAGACTATGTTATCATTTGTGCAAAAAAGGCgaaaaatatttacatagttttaaaaagaattgaCTATCTTTAGAAAATACGAAAAATAGGTAAGAAGACAACCCCCTGGAACTTTCTGAATTCTGTACCATATATACATATTACCTATTCACAAAAGtagatacaattttaaaaattcaaagtatTAATCCTGGCTGCATTGCCAGAAAGGATCCAGGATGTCCCAGGTGGGGCGCAGGAATCTGTGTCTAAAGCACCGTGTGCAGCTCATTCCACGGCAGGAACTGCATTGTCAGGAAGAGGGCAGGGCCAGGACGCAAAGGTATTTGGAAGCATAAACTTAAAACGCACTTaatctgaaaaacaaatagaaacctCTCCAAGGGATTGTGAAGCCAGGTTGGGGAATCCACTGATTTCGTCCCACCTCTGCATTTTGTGGtccagggaagagagggagagtgacttgcccaaagctaCACAGCCAGTCAGAGGCACAGGCCAGTGGCCCAGGAATGTGTGATAATGACAATGACATTGActcccagcccctgcccaccctcATGCAGGGACCCTGCTGAGTCACAGGGCAGGAGGACAGGAAGATAGAGAAGAGAACACCATCTTTAATCAACCCACCTGCACAGAGACCAGGGGAACTCTCCCTGCCTTGCATGGTCCCAGTGAGAAGAGAACTTGGTCATCTTGCAAAAACCGTCTTATAAAAACAAAGGCTTCAAAGCACCAGTGGCCGAACCCATTGAGTAGAAAGGGGGCTGGGAGAGCGGGGGTGAGATGACAgctggaggcaggaggtggcCCAGTGGCAGCATAGCAGCCAGACCTGAAGGCAACTGTCCTCATTTGCACTGTACCTATCAGCTAACTGGGTTGACCATGTGGGACCTTGGTGCCTGTGGTGACCAGCGGAACTCCTGGGGCTGGCTCCTTGCACAGCCCTGCAGATGGGATGATGGGGTGGGATCCTAGTTCAGGCTATTTTGGCCTTAGACAGTAGGGAATGCTACATCAGAGGGCAGAGAGTGAGGAATCTCCCAGAGTGGTCACCATGGATGGGCTTAGGTATGCAAAGGGTCTCCACTTCCCTCCAGTTCCCCACGCCTCGTGCCCCCCTTCCTAACCCAGGGccactcccatttcacagaccaGGAAGCTGAGGCCTGACCCTCCTGCCCTCAGACTCACCAGCCAGGGCACAGGACGCAGGGTCCTCATGGGTGCCtgtggagggaggtggggagaatgAGCTCCTGTCTCTGCTTGCTCTCAAGGAAGGGTGCTGGCCCTCCTGACCCCCAACATGACCCCCACCCACATTCTGCCTCTTAACGCCTTCAGGCCTTTTTAGAGGCTGCTTCTGGAAGTGGAGTGGTCACAGACACTGATGATCTGTGAACACTGGTGACCGGGCAGTGCTGACTAGCCTTCATCCACTCTGGAACCACAGATCTTCTGATGGTGAGGTGGATGGAGCCGTCAGCGGTTGGCGGAGTTGCTGAAGGGGTAAGGGATGATGGGTGCAGCAGACCCAGCCTCAGGGACCTGAAAGGGGGTGGGGTGACTGAGTTGTGGCCCCCCTTTCCTGGAGAGAGCTTGATGGGTTTGCCAGCAGTGGACAGAGGAAGGCTTCCCTGTGGGTCAGGCTGAATTCAGGGCTCTAGGCTCCATCCATCTGGTTCCCGACAAGAGAATGGGTATATTGCTTTAAGAGGTGTTGGCGAGTGGTGGCAGTGATGTGTGAGTGGGGTGTAGATCAGATGGGTTCTAGAGTATCCAAGCTGGAAGGGGGCTTGGAAATGGAACTCAGAGACCAGACATCGGGTTTTGGAGTTTGAAACTGCAGAAAGTACACTGTGTTCAGGACCTGCCTCCACCAAAAgcctagctgtgtggcctcaagcaaaTTGCTtcacatctctgggcctcagtttccaataTCTGCAAAGCGGGAATTACAATCCCAGCCTAGCCCAGGGAATTGAGAGCAAAATGAGAAGGCTCGAAAGAGCTCCATCTGCTAAgggattattttaattatttgaggtggggaaactgaggtctagaGAGCACAAGAGCTTTGCCAGATGTCACACCGAGAGTCAGTGATGGAGCTGCGATGAGAACCCAGGACTCCTGCTCCCAGTTCCCGGTAACTTTCCCCAGAGCTGGTGAATAAGTGTGGTGAGATGCAGTGAGTCCGTCCTTCCTGCCGTTTCTCTCTGGACAGGGGACAGGGTGCTGGGTGAAGGGTGaaagagaggctggagaagggagggaggcccTAGCGCACGTCAAGGCTgagataaaaaaaatacaaacccgGTGatccccctgccccgccccgccccgccccgcccctgaaATCCAGGCTGCGAAGGGCCAAGTCCAAGTCCGCAGGCTGCAGTCGGTCCACGGGCCGCCAGGGGGCGCGCCTGCCGTCTTGGCCCGAGCTCGCGGCAGCGGCTGTCAGTCTAGCCCGGAAGCGCCGtgcgtggctgggagtggagcAGAAGCTACCCTGACCTGCAGGAAACAAACGCGGGTTGGGGAAGTGGACTCCGAAGTACGGGGTGGAGAGATCCGCTgccctccccactcctcctcctttctcctacACTAACGCAAgggccctccaccccaccccgctCCGCGCCATGACCCACGTGTACAGAGGCTGCAGTTGTAAATGCGACGTCTTCTGGGGCGCCTGGTATCCGTAGGAGTCAAAGCCGCCGATGAAGTCAACTGCGGAGGGGGAAGTGGCGCACGGTTAGGGACGGGCCTGTGGGGGCGAGTTACGGGAGGCTGGGTCCTGAAAGCGAAGAATCTGAGGGCCAGACCCTCAGAGCCTTAGGGGCGGGGCTTTGCTGCCGGATCTTGAGGGATGGGCCTATGGGGGCCGGGCTTGGAGGAACCCGGCCAGGAGTGGGCCAAGGCCCTAAAATGAGggatgggtgtgggtgtggggccGTCCTTAAAGGGGGAAGGCTCTTGGGGGTGGGGCTCGAGCCACTTAAGGGGGCAAGACctctggagggggaggggaggacatGGCACTGCTTGACAGGGGTTGGGGCTCCACAAGGCCCTGAGTGGCAGGGTTCTAAGAGGGGCGGGTAGGGGAGCGGTGCCGGGGCCGTGGACTGGACACCTGGATGTCTGGGCCTCAGCCTAAAATGGGCTTGTTCTGCAAGACCCCCACCCACTCCTGCTGCCTCTTCTCCCTAAGAGGGGCCCCTTGGCCGCCCCAGGGCTCCCTCCCCCAGAGGTCGCTCCAGCCCCTGTCCAGGGTGCTGAAGGCGCGGGGTGGCGCGAGGCCAGGTTTCCCCACTTCCCTAGGGGCGCCGCATGCACGCACGCACTCACAgctgtcctcctcctccaggaacacTTTGCTCACGTAGCAGGCGAACACGAAGCCGAACAGCtaggggagggaaagaggagtgGGAAGCTCTTcctccaccccctgcccaccCGCACTGGAGGGGCAGAGGGGCGGGTGTACTAAGATGAAGGCAAACCCAGAACAACTTCAAGTTAAATAACTGAGCCTTAACCTCAAATATACCTGGTTCCCTTCTCCGTCCGGGGaaggtgactttggacaagtaatTATcttacctctttgagcctcagtttccccagctggaCCTGGGCAGTACCTTATGGCTTGTTAAGGGGAAAGAGGATTATGTGACTTTGTGTGTGTAAAGTGCCTAgggcagggctggcccttctAGAAATGGGAACTATTACTATCTTGGAgccattcttattttattttcacaactctgtgaggttGATACTGTCATTCCTTTTTGTGAATAAGGAAACAAGCTTGGAGAGGGCAAGcgtcttgtccaaggtcacacagcaggtataTTGGAGATTTTAACCCAGGACTGACTCTTGGTCTGATGCCTCATCCTATTCATTAAACTTGCTCACTCCTGATTTGGGACTGGGGCAGGGGTGAAGGGAGGTGGTACCGGATATGGAAACAGAGTGAGGTGGTACCAGATATGGAAACAGGCTGGATGACCTAGGTTTCTCCCTTAACTAGGGCTAAACAAAGCGGTTTGTGGACTCTACCTCGGGGGGTGTGTGGGGTAGGGGGACAGGAGGACTCACAGCCAGGAAGATCTGCAGGGCGCTGCTGAGTGCTTCAATGTAGGGATAGTCAAGCAGGCAGCCGGTGACAGAGATGACATGGTGGTCCTCCAGGGCCAGGCGGGAGTTCAGGACAGGTGTcaccaggcagcctggcccaTTCTCCATCCACCAAGAGCGGTGCAGGGACGTGTTGAAGGTCATGATGAAGTCCCGGTCCTGGGGTCAGAGGGGCCTAGGATACTGAGCTGGGGGGGAGGGGATCCTCCCCAGGCCCCAAGAAACTTTATCTGCGAGTCTACATTTGGCCAGTAGGTGGCGCTTGATGACCATGCAGGCCTCACTCTTCCATCAGAGACTGAAGGGGCTGGTGCTAACCCACAGGAGCCCCAGAATTTCAGGCTGGAAGGGACATTAACAGTGACTGGTCCAATTTCCCAGCCACTGGTGAAATCCTCAATACAGACCCCTTCATGGCCCATTCAGCCTCTCCACTGCTCTCCgtgtgtgtgaccctgggcaaaccTCTCCTCTCTTGGTCCTTGGTCTCTCCATTTGAAATGGAGAAGGGGCTGGCCTAGATCGGCAGTTCTCACCCACGGTGTGCATCTACGTGTTCATCAATCCATTACCCATGCGGCCAGTTAACAAATATCACTGTGTGCTGACCAGGTGCCCAGCACCAAGATGTGCGACCTTGTTTCATCCTCCCAGCAACCACATGGTTGCTGCACTtactagatgaggaaactaaagcacagagagagtaagccacttgcccagggtcacacagctaggaaatgtTCGAGCTGGGATATGAATCTAGAAGAACTACAAAGCCAATGGTCTCATTCATATATTTTGCCTCCTTTCTATCTAAAAATAGAAGTTGTATCCTCTGGGCTTGCTCTAACTTCCACTTTCTTCCATAGTTCTCCATGTAACGCGGTCTACTCAATTTTCCCCGAACAAACTCTAActagtctctttctcttctgaaaaataTCAGTAAGAATTGGACTCAAATCTTTGTGGTCTAAGCAGTACACAGGGCACAGCATTTTCACCTCCCTTGCACTGAACAGGTGTGGGGCCTAAGAGTAGCTTTCTGGGCCACCACATACTGCTGGTTTCTACTGAGCTGTGGTCAGCTGGCACCCCAGCCCATCTTTCCACAGACTGCCCTTCAGTCTTGTCTGCTCCATCACTTGTTTCTGAGAAGTGCACAGGAGGCCAGAAACAAAAATGGGGCGGTGGAGGATGAGAGCACAGACGATTTGCGTGTGTAGAGGGAAGTCTCGTCAAGAGATGATGCCCCAGACCCCCCAGACGCACACCACACAGGAGCCCTTGGGGTAGGGGATGAGAAGGGTCAGGCTCTGCCCTCTGGCACTGCCAGGCCTGAGGCTTACCTGGGACAGCTGTCCAACCTCCAGGTAGAAGCAGATGATAAACGCATTCCAGCCAACCCAGAGCACCAGCCAGGCTGCGTACTGGGGAAAACAGAGGTGGGATCAGGATGGGCGCTGGGGGAGTGGGGATAGGGCATATCAATGGAGACAGAGCTCAGGGACTGAGGAGAACTTTGCAGGGGGAAATGACAACACCTCACTCAGAGAACACTTTACAGTTTAGAAATCATTTTTACAGCCATTCAGTCCTTACGACAGCCCTGCAGGGAAGGCACTGTCCTCTCTTTAATCAAGCCTAGAGAGGAGGTTTAAGttttccaagatcacacagctaggaagaggCAGGGCTGGCACTCAAACCGTCTGGTAGCTAATCCTATCCACTCTGAAGAAAACAACAGACACAGGACGGCATCCTACCCGTGGCAAAGAGCTAGAGATTTCCACCCAAGTCCTATGCCTGCAATTCCAGTGGCTGCCATGGCAGACAGTGCTGTTGACAGCGGTGCCTGGGGCTTTCCCGAGAACTGGAGAGAAGGGTTCTCTTACGTCAGgtgagagagagctctggaaGGGCCCTGGTCACCTGGCTGTGGGAGCCGAGccagtgggaggtggggagaagcCCTCCAATGAGTGGGAGGGGCTCTGGTGGAGCACCACATTGTGTGTCACTGTTATTCTAGGTGTCAGGCATTTACGTAGTAAATCTACCGGAAAGCCTTTTCCCTGAAGAGAGTCTTATGAATGCGTCACTGAGGAAGAGCAGGGGGCCAGGGTGAGCCTAGTGAAAACAGGA encodes:
- the NKAIN1 gene encoding sodium/potassium-transporting ATPase subunit beta-1-interacting protein 1; its protein translation is MGKCSGRCTLVAFCCLQLVAALERQIFDFLGYQWAPILANFLHIMAVILGIFGTVQYRSRYLILYAAWLVLWVGWNAFIICFYLEVGQLSQDRDFIMTFNTSLHRSWWMENGPGCLVTPVLNSRLALEDHHVISVTGCLLDYPYIEALSSALQIFLALFGFVFACYVSKVFLEEEDSFDFIGGFDSYGYQAPQKTSHLQLQPLYTSG